The genomic window GCGGGACTGCTGAAAGGCCGCACCTGCACCATTCACTGGGAAAACCAGCAGAGCATGCAGGAGGAATTTCCTGACCTTAACGTCAGTGGCGAGCTGTATGAAATCGATCGCAATATCATCACCTGCTCCGGCGGGCTGGCGGGCCTGGACATGATCCTGCAGCTGATCGCCCTGAGTCATGGCGAGAAACTCGCCCGGGATGTGGCCGAGCAGTGCATTCACCCCAATATCCGTCCCGCCCACGACAAGCAGCGCATGAAACTGCAACTGCGCTTTGATGCCAGCCACCCTCGCCTGGTTCAGGCGCTGGAGCTGATGGGCGAAAACCTCGAAGAAATCCTTACCTGCGAGGACGTCAGCCAGTACGTGGGCATCTCGAGTCGCCAGCTCGAGCGGCTGTTTCACCAGCACCTGGGGGTGTCACCGGCGAACTACTACATGCAGCTACGCCTGGAGCGGGCCCGCCATCTGTTGCAACAAACCACGATGTCGGTACTGCAGATCGCCACCGCCTGCGGCTTTAACGCCACGTCCTACTTCTCGCGCTGCTACAAGAAACAGTACGACAGAACCCCGCGGGAAGAACGCAGGGCCGAGAGCCTGCCGGCCGATACCGGCACCTGAACCTCGTTCAACACAGGCAGGGGCATCCATCCTCGGTGCCCGGCTCAGGCAGCCGGGCCTATTCGTTTACGATCATTTGAAAGCCGCCGAAGATCATGCGCTTGCCGTCAAAGGGCATGGGGTCCTCCTGGTTTGCGAACAGCGGGTCAGCCATCGCGTCTGCCATGCCTGTATCCCTGACGGCTTTCGAGGGCCAGGTAATCCAGGCAAACACCACGACCTCGTTTTCCTTGCACTGTACCGCCATCGGGAAGGAGGTCACCTTGCCCTCGGGGACATCGTCGCCCCAGCATTCAACCAGATTCAGCGCGCCATGCTTTTTGAATACCGCTGCAACATTGCGGGCAAGCTCGATGTATTTTTCCTTGTTTTCCCGTGGCACTGCGATCACATCACCGTCGACGTAGTTCATGACTCACTCCTGCAGCTAACCTTGCATTGAATAGCCTGGCCCATACGCCCCCCTTTTTCCGCACCCTCTGCGGGCAGGGCAACCCCGGCACCCGGCCTTGCTGATCAGGGAAGCGGTGGCCAGGCCACACACCCGGGTGGGTGCATGGCCAGGCCACCGAACGGGGCCGGATCAGGCCAGGTCGAACCGATCTGCGTTCATCACTTTGGTCCAGGCAGCGACGAAGTCGCGCACAAAACGCTCGCCGGCATCACTCTGAGCGTAGACTTCCGCCAGGGCACGCAGCTGAGAGTTGGAACCGAAGACGAGGTCGACCCGGGTGGCGGTCCACTTCACCTTGCCGGTCTTGCGGTCACGGCCTTCAAACAGGTCGGTATCCTCGGACACCGGTTTCCAGTCGGTGCCCATATCGAGCAGGTTGACGAAGAAATCGTTGGTCAGGGTGCCAGGGCGTTGGGTGAACACGCCTTCCTGGGCCTGGCCATAGTTGGCATCCAGTACCCGCATGCCGCCGACAAGCGCCGTCATTTGCGGGGCACTCAGCTGCAGCAGCTGCGCCTTGTCCACCAGCATCGCCTCATCCGATACGGTGAATTGGGTCCGGCGGTAGTTACGAAAACCGTCGGCATCTGGCTTGAGCGGCGCAAAGGACTCTACGTCGGTTTGCTCCTGGGTGGCATCGGTACGGCCCGGCGTAAACGGAACCTCGATACTATGGCCTACGTCTTTCGCGGCCTTCTCTATAGCGGCGCAGCCCCCCAGAACTATCAGGTCCGCTATCGACACCCGCCTGTTGCCAGACTGGGCATTGAAGGCTTTCTGGACCCCCTCAAGGGTCTGGAGCACCTTAGTCAACTGCGCAGGCTGGTTCACTTCCCAGTCCTTTTGCGGCGCCAGCCGGATACGCGCACCGTTGGCACCACCGCGCTTGTCAGAGCCGCGGAAGGTAGACGCCGATGCCCAGGCGGTTGCAACCAGCTCGGATACCGACAGGCCTGCCTGCAGCACCCGGGCCTTGAGATCCACAATATCCTGCGCGTTCACCAGGGCGTGATCCACCGCCGGCACCGGGTCCTGCCAGATCAGTTCTTCTGCCGGTACCTCCGGGCCAAGGTAACGCGCGATGGGGCCCATGTCGCGGTGCGTCAGTTTGTACCAGGCCCGTGCAAAAGCATCCGCGAACTCGTGCGGATTCGCATGGAAGTGCTGGGCGATCTTGCGGTACTCCGGATCCTCCCGCATGGCCATGTCCGCGGTGGACATCATAGGCGCATGGCGCCTGCTCGGATTGTGGGCATCCGGCACCGTATCTTTTGCGGCTTCATCCCTGGGCGTCCACTGCTGAGCACCGGCCGGGCTCTTGGTCAGTTCCCACTCGTAGCCGAACAGGGTGTCGAAGTAGCTCATGTCCCATTGGGTCGGGGTCGAGGTCCAGGCGCCCTCCAGGCCACTGGTGATGGCATATTCACCCTTGCCTGTACCCAGGCTGTTTTTCCAGCCCAGGCCCATCTCTTCCATGGGGGCGGCCTCTGGCTCAGCGCCTACGTGGACCTCCGGATCGCCCGCACCGTGGGTTTTACCAAAGGTGTGGCCGCCGGCCGTCAGTGCAACGGTCTCGTAGTCGTTCATGGCCATGCGGGCAAAGGTCTCACGGATATCGCGGGCGGAGGCGAGCGGATCCGGGTTGCCGTCCGGGCCTTCCGGGTTGACGTAGATCAGCCCCATCTGCACGGCGGCGAGTGGGGTTTCCAGCTCGCGGTCACCGGCGTAGCGGCTGTTGGCCTTGTCGCTCGTCGCCAGCCATTCGGTCTCGGCACCCCAGTAGATATCCTCTTCCGGCTCCCAGATATCGACTCGACCACCACCGAAACCAAAGGTCTTGAAGCCCATGGATTCCAGCGCCACATTGCCGGCCAGGATCATCAAGTCGGCCCAGGACAGTTTGTTGCCATACTTCTGCTTGATCGGCCAGAGCAGTCGACGCGCCTTGTCGAGGTTGCCGTTGTCCGGCCAGCTGTTCAGCGGCGCAAATCGCTGCGAACCGCTGCCGGCACCACCACGGCCATCACCGATACGGTAGGTCCCCGCGCTGTGCCAGGCCATGCGGATAAAGAAGGGGCCGTAGTGGCCGTAATCCGCCGGCCACCAGTCCTGGGAGTCGGTCATCAGCGCCTGCAGATCGCTTTTCACCGCCTGCAGGTCGAGCTTCCTGAAGGCGTCAGCGTAACTGAAGTCCTCGTCCATCGGGCTCATTTCAGATGTGTTCTGGTGGAGAATTCTGAGGTTCAGCTGGTTCGGCCACCAGTGGAGGTTTGCGGTGCCCTTGTCACCCAGGCTGGTGCGAGATCCGTGCATGACCGGGCACTTGCCTGCGGCACCGCTATCGTTATTATTTGCGCTCATGTTTTTCTCCTGTTGTCTTGTGACACTGACTCGTCCAACTGCGTGTTAACAAGGTATACCAACTCAGTGCCATTGGTTGAAATTGCTTATCCTGATCAATCCGATAGTCTTTCTGCATGGCCCGTCTTGCAGCATGGGAATTCGTGCTTTTTAACCTGGCGGACAGCCCGGTTTCCCCGGCTATTCATTATGGTCGTCACCACTCAGGTTAGCTCCTTATGGCAGCAGGACTGCTGTAGAATCCAGTCGACAGAATCCGCAGCGGCGTCGGCAGAAAAGCCGCGGAGCGAATCGGTAAAAAATCTTTCTATAACAATACGTATTTTCGCCAGACAGAGACCGGATCATGCCAGAAGACATTGCGGCAGCAACCCAAGCGAGTGCGCCTGAAATATCACTCAGCAAGCTGTTGCGGGAAATAACGGACTTCCTGCCGGAGTCGGCCCTGCCAGCCTGGGAACTGGTTTCGCAAAACCCCGTACTGGGGTCGCTGCTGATCGCGCTGGTGTTTTATGTACTGGGGGTGTGCTTTCGCTCCCTGCTGACCAATGTCATCGGGCGCGTCATCGGTTTGGACAGATCCCCGGTGGACAACACCGCGCTGCAGTATTTGCGCAAACCCGTGTTTGTGACCGTCTTCTTTTTTGGCCTGTCGCTGGCCGTCAGCGTCCTCAACATGCCGCTGGGCAATGGCATCGTCAACCTGCTGTTCTCACTGATCACCGTCAGCTGGATGACGGCGGCGTTTCGCATATCCACCCTGCTGCTCGAAGCCCTGAGCGGCGAGAACCGCTTCAAGCTCGTCGATAGCAAAACCGTGCCGCTATTCGACCTCACGAGCAAGCTGGTCATCATCATGATCGGCAGCTACATACTGCTACTGATCTGGGGTATCAACCCGGTGGGCTGGCTGGCGTCCGCCGGTATTGTCGGTATCGCCGTGGGTTTTGCCGCCAAGGATACGCTGGCCAACCTGTTTTCCGGTTTTTTCATTGTTGCCGACGCCCCTTACAAGATCGGCGACTATATCAACCTGGATACCGGCGAACGCGGCAAGGTCTGCGCCATAGGCCTGCGCAGCACCCGCCTGCTGACCCGCGATGATGTGGAAATCACCATCCCCAACGGCGTCATCGCCAATGCAAAGATCATCAATGAAAGCGGCGGGCCTTTGAATGTCCGCATTCGCATCGTGGTGGGGGTGGCCTATGGCTCCGATGTCGATCAGGTGGGCGAGCTGCTGATGCAGGCGGGCCTGGCGCACCCTGAGGTCTGCACCTCGCCGGAGCCGCGAGTGCGCCTGCGCGGCTTTGGTGCCTCGAGCCTCGACTTCAACCTGATGTGCTGGATTCGACACCCCCAGGACAGAGGTCGCATATCCCATGACCTGAATGTGGCGATTTACAAACTGTTTAGAGAACACGCAGTAGAAATTCCCTACGCCAAGCAAGATCTGTATATCAAGCAATGGCCGCAAGGTAATCAACTGGGTAAGTCGTGATTCGTGATTCGTGATTCGTGATTCGTAGATCATGATGAGTGCCGGGGAATGCTCCGACACCCAGGCACTGCGCTATCGTCTACCCCTCCAGAAACGCATCCAGACTGATGTTCTGTACATCCAGATACCTGGCCAGCACACCGACGATCAGCTCGTGATCATCACGGGACGGCAGGCCCGATACGGTGATGACCGCAACAACGCCGACGCCCGTGACTCGCACCGGAAAGCTGCCGCCGTGGGCGGCATAGTCCAGCGGATCTAGCCCCATATCCTGCCCGACGCTCTGGCCCGATGCCTTCAGGCGCTCACCGCACAGCAGGGACGAGCACTGCTTGCGCAGCGTCATATTACCCTTGCGACGCGCCCACTCATCGTTGTCCGGCGCCGAACCCGGCAGGGCCGCGAAGTACAGCCGGCGGTTAGCCGTGCGGATATCGATCACTACCGGGGCCTTGCTCGCCACCGCCCGTTCCCGCAACGCATTACCTATTTCAAAGGCGGTATCTTCATCGAAACCGCCCAATACCAGAGCCTGCTCCTGCTGCTCCAGCGCGCTGATCAAATTAGTCACCTTCACCTCTTTTTTTTGGTCTGTTGTCGCTGTTATGTTGGTGGAACCGGGTGGAGCTGCGCGATACCTTCCTGCACTCTAGCTTTCGCCCCTCGCCCAGCAGTGTACGTCATTGGATTGCAGTAAAAACAGAGCCTTGAGCCCCTCACCAAAAACGCCGACAGCATGGCGTTTGCACCACACTGTCGGCGTTATTTCAGATACCAGTACTGGCTTGTGCGCCTGTCTCAGCTTTTATCCTGGCCCTTGCCCCTTTTACTTTTACCTTTTACCTTGCCCCTTTTACCTTTTAACTTGAACCTGCCTTTTAAGACACAAACTCCGCCATCCGGCGCCGACTTACCATGCCGGTGAACTCGCCTTCCTCGTTGGTTACGCCGATTGGCTGGTCCTCCTTGCCCACCAGCAGGCGCGGCAACAGGGCTTCAAGTTCTGCGCTGTCGGGCACACAGTTCACATCGCTGACGTAATCGGCAATATTCCCCGCGCCTTCGCTCAGGGCCCGCTCGGCTTCGCCCAGGGTAATGATGCCCTTGAGGCTTTTGCCATCGAGCACACAGGCATAATCTGCATGGCGTTCGCGGATCTTATCCAGTGCCTGCTGCGGCGACGTGCGCCCGGTCAGGGTCAGCAGAGTCTTGTTCACCACATGGGCGGCCGTAAGCACCTTGGTACGGTTAACGTCGTGCACGAAGGCCTCAACGTAGTCGTCCGCCGGGTGCAGCAGTATATCCTCAGGGTTGCCCACCTGAATCAGCTTGCCGTCGCGCAGGATGGCTATCTTGTCCCCCAGGCGCAGGGCTTCATCCAGGTCATGGGTAATGAAGATAATGGTTTTGTGCAGCTTGTGCTGCAGGCTGATCAGCTGATCCTGCATCTCGCGGCGAATCAGTGGATCCAGCGCCGAGAAGGCCTCGTCCATCAACAGTATTTCGGCATCGGTACAGAGCGCCCGGGCCAGGCCCACACGCTGCTGCTGACCACCGGAGAGCTGCGACGGATACTGATCTTCGTAGCCGCCAAGGCCGACCGCATCAAGCCAGTGCATGGCCTTTTCCCGCACCTTGTCTTTGGAAAGCCCCTGAATGCTCAGGCCATAACCGACGTTCTCCAGCACGCTGTGGTGCGGCAACAAGCCAAAGCGCTGAAACACCATGGACATCTTGTGGCGCCTAAAGTCCTGCAGCTCTCTTGCGGAGAACTTCATTACATCCACGCCATCGACAAAGATATGACCCTGAGTGGGGTCGATCAGGCGATTAAAATGCCGAATCAGGGTCGACTTGCCGGAACCCGACAGCCCCATGATGACAAAGATCTCGCCCTTGTTGATATCCAGGTTAATGTTCTGCAACCCTAGGGTATGACCGGTGGCGGCGAGAATTTCATCCTTGCTCTGGCCGGCTTCCACCATCGGGATCACGGATTCCGGCTTCTCACCGAACACCTTGAACAGGTTTTCTATCCTAACCAG from Marinobacterium aestuarii includes these protein-coding regions:
- a CDS encoding DUF1428 domain-containing protein — its product is MNYVDGDVIAVPRENKEKYIELARNVAAVFKKHGALNLVECWGDDVPEGKVTSFPMAVQCKENEVVVFAWITWPSKAVRDTGMADAMADPLFANQEDPMPFDGKRMIFGGFQMIVNE
- a CDS encoding GlxA family transcriptional regulator, producing the protein MTTPDPVRQPEHIGFFLVPDFSMISFAAVVDPLRMANRMSGKTLYQWHFYGLQDTAVPCSNGVTVQPTRTMSDIQGIDRMIVVAGIRAHLIDEKPLFKWLRTLARQGVGLGATSTGSLLLARAGLLKGRTCTIHWENQQSMQEEFPDLNVSGELYEIDRNIITCSGGLAGLDMILQLIALSHGEKLARDVAEQCIHPNIRPAHDKQRMKLQLRFDASHPRLVQALELMGENLEEILTCEDVSQYVGISSRQLERLFHQHLGVSPANYYMQLRLERARHLLQQTTMSVLQIATACGFNATSYFSRCYKKQYDRTPREERRAESLPADTGT
- a CDS encoding quaternary amine ABC transporter ATP-binding protein; translation: MAEPLVRIENLFKVFGEKPESVIPMVEAGQSKDEILAATGHTLGLQNINLDINKGEIFVIMGLSGSGKSTLIRHFNRLIDPTQGHIFVDGVDVMKFSARELQDFRRHKMSMVFQRFGLLPHHSVLENVGYGLSIQGLSKDKVREKAMHWLDAVGLGGYEDQYPSQLSGGQQQRVGLARALCTDAEILLMDEAFSALDPLIRREMQDQLISLQHKLHKTIIFITHDLDEALRLGDKIAILRDGKLIQVGNPEDILLHPADDYVEAFVHDVNRTKVLTAAHVVNKTLLTLTGRTSPQQALDKIRERHADYACVLDGKSLKGIITLGEAERALSEGAGNIADYVSDVNCVPDSAELEALLPRLLVGKEDQPIGVTNEEGEFTGMVSRRRMAEFVS
- a CDS encoding heme-degrading domain-containing protein, whose translation is MTNLISALEQQEQALVLGGFDEDTAFEIGNALRERAVASKAPVVIDIRTANRRLYFAALPGSAPDNDEWARRKGNMTLRKQCSSLLCGERLKASGQSVGQDMGLDPLDYAAHGGSFPVRVTGVGVVAVITVSGLPSRDDHELIVGVLARYLDVQNISLDAFLEG
- a CDS encoding mechanosensitive ion channel family protein, with protein sequence MPEDIAAATQASAPEISLSKLLREITDFLPESALPAWELVSQNPVLGSLLIALVFYVLGVCFRSLLTNVIGRVIGLDRSPVDNTALQYLRKPVFVTVFFFGLSLAVSVLNMPLGNGIVNLLFSLITVSWMTAAFRISTLLLEALSGENRFKLVDSKTVPLFDLTSKLVIIMIGSYILLLIWGINPVGWLASAGIVGIAVGFAAKDTLANLFSGFFIVADAPYKIGDYINLDTGERGKVCAIGLRSTRLLTRDDVEITIPNGVIANAKIINESGGPLNVRIRIVVGVAYGSDVDQVGELLMQAGLAHPEVCTSPEPRVRLRGFGASSLDFNLMCWIRHPQDRGRISHDLNVAIYKLFREHAVEIPYAKQDLYIKQWPQGNQLGKS
- the katG gene encoding catalase/peroxidase HPI produces the protein MSANNNDSGAAGKCPVMHGSRTSLGDKGTANLHWWPNQLNLRILHQNTSEMSPMDEDFSYADAFRKLDLQAVKSDLQALMTDSQDWWPADYGHYGPFFIRMAWHSAGTYRIGDGRGGAGSGSQRFAPLNSWPDNGNLDKARRLLWPIKQKYGNKLSWADLMILAGNVALESMGFKTFGFGGGRVDIWEPEEDIYWGAETEWLATSDKANSRYAGDRELETPLAAVQMGLIYVNPEGPDGNPDPLASARDIRETFARMAMNDYETVALTAGGHTFGKTHGAGDPEVHVGAEPEAAPMEEMGLGWKNSLGTGKGEYAITSGLEGAWTSTPTQWDMSYFDTLFGYEWELTKSPAGAQQWTPRDEAAKDTVPDAHNPSRRHAPMMSTADMAMREDPEYRKIAQHFHANPHEFADAFARAWYKLTHRDMGPIARYLGPEVPAEELIWQDPVPAVDHALVNAQDIVDLKARVLQAGLSVSELVATAWASASTFRGSDKRGGANGARIRLAPQKDWEVNQPAQLTKVLQTLEGVQKAFNAQSGNRRVSIADLIVLGGCAAIEKAAKDVGHSIEVPFTPGRTDATQEQTDVESFAPLKPDADGFRNYRRTQFTVSDEAMLVDKAQLLQLSAPQMTALVGGMRVLDANYGQAQEGVFTQRPGTLTNDFFVNLLDMGTDWKPVSEDTDLFEGRDRKTGKVKWTATRVDLVFGSNSQLRALAEVYAQSDAGERFVRDFVAAWTKVMNADRFDLA